In Alkalibacter saccharofermentans DSM 14828, the DNA window GTCCCGCCCAAGTATACATCACATCATCTGCTTCTCTTGATATCGTGCTGCCGATAACATTTGTAATAGCCATTACACGGCCCTTGCTTTCCCTTACCAACCTCATGGCTGCAAGGGTATCCGCCGTCTCTCCTGACTGGCTCACGACGATCAGAAGGGTGTTTTCGTCAACGATGGGGTTTCTATATCTGAATTCAGAAGCGATATCTGCTTCCACCGGAATTCTTGCATATTTTTCAATTACGTACTTTCCTATTAATCCCGCATGGTAAGCCGTGCCACATGCGACTATGTACACCTTGTTGATGTTTTTAAGCTCGTCTTTTCCAAGTTTTATCTTGTCCAGCACGATATCTTCATTTTCAGCTGAAATCCTTGATGTCATTGTATCTCTAAGGGCTTTTGGCTGCTCGTGGATCTCCTTGTGCATGAAGTAGTCATATCCGCCTTTTTCCGCGTCTGCAGCATCCCAGTCTACCTTGAATACCTGTTTGCCTGCTTCTTCCCCGTATTTGTCCAATACCTTCACATCATCGGCAGTCAATATGGCAATTTCGTTATCGTCGAGAAGATACACTCTTCGCGTATGGCTTAGAATTGCAGGGATATCCGAGGCTATGAAATTTTCCCTTTCTCCAAGTCCTACCACCAACGGGCTGTCTTTCCTGACTGCAATTATTTTCCCGGGATCCTTGGTGCTCATTACTCCTAAAGCGTATGATCCCTTTAATAGCTTTGCAGCCTCTTGTACAGCCGTCAAAAGATCTGTCTTGTAAAGGTCGTCTATCAAGTGTGCGATTACTTCAGTATCTGTTTCTGATAAAAATCTGTATCCTTTGGCAACAAGATCCTCCTTGAGATCCATATAGTTTTCGATGATACCATTATGCACTATGGTTACAGAACAATCATTGTTGCAGTGTGGATGTGAATTTATATCCGATGGTGCTCCATGAGTCGCCCATCTGGTGTGGCCAATGCCTATATTACCTTTTGCAGGATTTTTAGTTACCTCTTCATCTAGTATTGCAAGTCTTCCCTTTCGCTTTCTTATGCTTATTTCACCGTCTTTAAATACTGCTACTCCAGCTGAGTCATATCCTCTGTACTCCAATTTCTTAAGCCCTTCCACCAAAATAGGCGCAGCTTCTTTCTCTCCTATATAACCTACGATTCCGCACATGTTGCAGTCCTCCAGTTTTCAATTTTTTTTTGTGATTTTCGAACAACAGAAACAAACCCCTGACAGGGTCTTTTGGTGCTCTTTAAGAAATGATGCATTTATAAGACTTCGAATGGATTTGTGCCATCGGTCACCCGGTGGTTTTGTCCTGAAGATGATGTTAAGAAGATTTAACACTTTTGGGGCATCCGCCGAAAATTCGATATTCCCCAAACCTCGTCAACTCGCTAAAGAGTTCTGGCGCTTTTTAGATATTCAGTTTTCTTATTTCACATCCTTTCATAACAATTATAAATATAAATCTAAATTTTAACAAGTATTATTTCTAATTTACAAATTAAAAACGGGGTTGCCCCCGTTTTACGCCAATCTATTGACTATCATATCAGCAAGATTTTCTGCCATGGTCTTGATTTCATTTAGGTTTTCACCCTCAAGCATGACCCTGACCAATGGTTCCGTGCCGGAAGGCCTTATTAAAACCCTTCCCTTTTTTTCAAGCATTATCTCCATCTTTCTGATTTCACCTTGAATAATCTCATCTTCCAGATATCCATACTTCTTGTTGTTGTTCACTTTTGCATTAACCAAGACTTGTGGAAAAATGCTCATCATTGCCGACAGCTCCCCTAAGCTCTTGTTTTCCTTTTTAATTATTGCCGCTAATTGGACTCCTGACAAGACACCGTCTCCTGTAGTGTTGTGGTCCAATAGGATTATATGCCCGGATTGTTCTCCCCCAAGGTTGTAACCTTTATCCAGCATCTCCTCCAGAACATATCTGTCCCCCACTTTAGTCTTTACGCTTTTGCATTTTAACTCATCCAAAGCAAGATCAAGGCCCATATTGCTCATAACCGTTATGACAACAGTATCGTTTTTCAAGCATTTCTGTTTTTTCATGTGATATGCAAATATATTAAGTATCTGGTCTCCATCAACTACATTGCCCTTTTCATCTACGGCAAGCATCCTGTCGGCATCTCCGTCAAAGGCCAGGCCAAAATCTGCGTTTCTCTCGAGCACCTCACTTTGAAGCCTTTCCAAGTGAGTAGAACCGCAGTTTTTATTGATGTTTATTCCATCGGGGTCATTTCCAATGACTATGACTTCCGCACCTGCTTTTTCAAAAACTTCAGGCGCAATTTTATAAGCTGCCCCGTTAGCACAATCCAACACGATTTTAAGACCATTTAAATCCGTATCTATGGTCGACAAAACAAATTCTTCGTAGACATTCGTAGATTCATTCATCTCTGTCACTACTCCGACTCCGTCCCC includes these proteins:
- the glmS gene encoding glutamine--fructose-6-phosphate transaminase (isomerizing), with the translated sequence MCGIVGYIGEKEAAPILVEGLKKLEYRGYDSAGVAVFKDGEISIRKRKGRLAILDEEVTKNPAKGNIGIGHTRWATHGAPSDINSHPHCNNDCSVTIVHNGIIENYMDLKEDLVAKGYRFLSETDTEVIAHLIDDLYKTDLLTAVQEAAKLLKGSYALGVMSTKDPGKIIAVRKDSPLVVGLGERENFIASDIPAILSHTRRVYLLDDNEIAILTADDVKVLDKYGEEAGKQVFKVDWDAADAEKGGYDYFMHKEIHEQPKALRDTMTSRISAENEDIVLDKIKLGKDELKNINKVYIVACGTAYHAGLIGKYVIEKYARIPVEADIASEFRYRNPIVDENTLLIVVSQSGETADTLAAMRLVRESKGRVMAITNVIGSTISREADDVMYTWAGPEIAVASTKAYTTQLTCMYMIGLHLGLLKETITKDFYNRIRTALLRSPEDIEFVLKQEEKIREFAYNNFKVEDMFFLGRGLDNYVAMEGSLKMKEISYIHSEAYPAGELKHGTIALVEEGTIIIALCTQEEVFEKMMSNIKEVKARGAYILAFAQEKNKAIEKEADQVFYIKDTEDDLASIGTVVYLQLLAYYLSVARGCDVDKPRNLAKSVTVE
- the glmM gene encoding phosphoglucosamine mutase, with protein sequence MGNLFGTDGVRGVANSELTPQLAFELGRAGAYVLATNAHKPKFVIGKDTRISGDLLEAALTAGILSVGGEVIKAGVIPTPGVAILTRELKADAGVVISASHNPAEFNGIKFFNGEGFKLRDEIEDKIEELIEFGFEYPVYIGDGVGVVTEMNESTNVYEEFVLSTIDTDLNGLKIVLDCANGAAYKIAPEVFEKAGAEVIVIGNDPDGININKNCGSTHLERLQSEVLERNADFGLAFDGDADRMLAVDEKGNVVDGDQILNIFAYHMKKQKCLKNDTVVITVMSNMGLDLALDELKCKSVKTKVGDRYVLEEMLDKGYNLGGEQSGHIILLDHNTTGDGVLSGVQLAAIIKKENKSLGELSAMMSIFPQVLVNAKVNNNKKYGYLEDEIIQGEIRKMEIMLEKKGRVLIRPSGTEPLVRVMLEGENLNEIKTMAENLADMIVNRLA